In Thalassophryne amazonica chromosome 4, fThaAma1.1, whole genome shotgun sequence, a genomic segment contains:
- the glod4 gene encoding glyoxalase domain-containing protein 4: MALRRALHFVFKVADRRKTATFYRDVLGMKVLRHEEFEEGCKATCNGPYDGKWSKTMVGFGSEDDHFVAELTYNYGVGEYQLGNDFLGLTVQSSRAVSNAKRMGWPLTEVEEALYLTHAPGGYRFYLVDKEQPDGDPVQKVCLAVSDLQRSTHYWATLLGMKVMETNEQKKTVLMGYTDTQCKLELHDVGGTVDHGTAFGRIAFSCPREQLPDLEALMKKANQRILTSLVSLDTTGKATVEVVILADPDGHEICFVGDEAFRQLSAMDPQGHDLLDKAMAEDKSDEWFAKHNRQKAAA; the protein is encoded by the exons ATGGCTTTGAGACGAGCGCTGCATTTTGTATTTAAAGTCGCTGACAGGCGAAAAACAGCCACGTTTTACCGAGACGTGTTGGGCATGAAG GTTTTACGCCATGAAGAGTTTGAAGAGGGGTGCAAAGCAACCTGTAATGG TCCCTATGATGGAAAATGGAGTAAGACCATGGTTGGCTTTGGCTCAGAAGATGACCACTTTGTTGCTGAACTGACATACAATTATGGAGTGGGAGAATATCAGCTTGGCAATGATTTCTTG GGTCTCACCGTGCAGTCAAGCCGAGCTGTCAGTAATGCTAAACGTATGGGATGGCCTCTCACTGAGGTAGAAGAAGCTCTGTATCTCACTCATGCTCCAGGAGGGTATCGCTTCTACCTGGTAGATAAAGAACAGCCTGACGGCG ACCCTGTGCAGAAGGTTTGTCTGGCGGTGTCAGACCTGCAGAGATCAACCCATTACTGGGCTACACTCCTGGGGATGAAGGTGATGGAAACAAATGAGCAAAAGAAAACTGTGCTGATGGGCTACACGGACACTCAG TGTAAGTTGGAGCTTCATGATGTCGGCGGAACAGTAGATCACGGAACAGCATTTGGAAGAATTGCATTTTCCTGTCCCCGGGAGCAG ctgcctgacctGGAGGCCTTGATGAAGAAGGCGAATCAGAGGATACTAACCTCGCTGGTCAGTTTGGACACTACGGGCAAAGCCACAGTGGAAGTGGTGATTCTGGCCGACCCT GACGGCCATGAGATTTGCTTCGTGGGCGATGaagctttcagacagctgtcagctaTGGATCCACAAGGACACGATTTGCTCGATAAG GCTATGGCTGAAGATAAAAGTGACGAGTGGTTTGCCAAACACAACAGACAGAAAGCAGCTGCCTGA